The Sorangiineae bacterium MSr11954 DNA segment GGCTGGACGGAAGCATCCAAACGACGCTCGATTTCCGGAGCTATCGCCTCTCCGCGATCAAGAAAGCCGCATACCGCTTTGCCGATCGCTGCACCGTCATCCTCGGCGCGCCCGCGGAGAACGGCGTGGACGTCACCATCGCCTTCAAACCGGGTATGTCGGAGCCTTTGGCCCGCGAGGTTCTGCGACAGCTCTTTCAAGAGCTCCTCGATCAAGAGCTGCGCGAGGCGATCGCGGAGGAGATCGCGCCCGTGCGCACGCTCATCCTGGCCCACGCGTTCTCCAAAACGAACCTCGTTCGCCACGATTGACGGCCATGGGCCCTCGATTTCATGGACGCGAGCACTTTGCACCGAAGGGCGGCGGCGGGAGCTACCGGCTGCTCCCGTTTCGCTTTGGACAGCTCGACCTACGCCGCTATGTCGTCATGAACGACGTGGGGGAGCACGTCGTCCTCGCGCGCGAGGAGCTCGTTGCCTTTGCCCGCCACCAGCTCTCGCCCGCATCGGAGGTCTACCGCGCGCTCAAGGTGCGCCATTTTCTGTTCGACGCCGACTCGGAGTGCGCGCTCGATCTCCTCGCCTTGAAATACCGAACGCGCGCGGACCGCATCGCCGACTTCACCGGCTTGCATATCTTCGTCGTCACCCTGCGGTGCGACCACTCGTGCCATTATTGCCAAGTCTCGCGCCAGACCGAGGACAAGTCGGCCTTCGACATGAGCCGCGAGCACGCCGAACGGGCCCTCGCGCTCACGTTTCGCAGCCCCGCGCGGAGCATCAAGATCGAATTCCAAGGCGGCGAGCCGCTCCTTCATTTCGACCTGGTTCGGTTCATCGTCGAGCGCGCGACGGCGCTCAACGAAGAGCACCGTCGCGATCTGCAGTTCGTCATCGCCTCGAACCTGGCCCGGATCACCGACGACATGCTGGCGTTCTGCAAACAGTACGGTATTCACTTCTCGACCTCGCTCGACGGCCCCGAAGCGCAGCACGATGCGCATCGACCGCTTCGCGGCGGCAAGAGCCATGCGCGGGTCCTCGAGGGCATCCGGCGCGTTCGCGCGGCGCTCGGCCACGATGCGGTGAGCGCGCTGATGACGACGACCCCTTCGAGCTTGGGACAGGTCGAAGCGATCGTCGACGAGTACGTCCGGCAAGGCTTTCGCAGCATTTTCCTGCGGAGCTTGAGCCCCTATGGTTTTGCCGTTCGCACGAGCCTGGTGCGCAAATACGGCGTCGACGATTGGCTCGACTTCTACCGGCGAGGGCTCGCCTACATCCTCGAGCTGAATCGGCGCGGGTGCGCGTTTCAGGAAGAATATACGACCATTCTTCTGCAAAAGCTCTTCTCCGCCCAGGGCTCCTCGTACGTGGATCTCCAGTCGCCCGCCGGGATCGGCATCGGCGGTATCGTCTACAATTACGATGGCGCCGTGTACGCATCGGACGAAGGCCGCATGCTCGCCGAAATGGGCGATGGCACGTTCGAGCTCGGCCATCTGGGCTCCGATACGTACGAGGCCATGCTCACCAATGACGCCTTCGTGGGGATCCTTCAGGACACCTTGCTCGAGAGCAGCCCCATGTGCAGCGACTGCCCATTTCTCGCCTGCTGCGGGGCCGATCCCGTTTTTCACCAGGTGACATCTGGCGATCCCGTGGGGCACAAAGCGTTCAGCGCGTTCTGCGCCAAGCAGATGGGGGTGATGCGCCATCTCATCACGTTGCTGGAGGATGACCCCGAGGCAAGGCGCATCCTCATGGGGTGGGTGTAACCATGCTCCTCGAGCTCTCCGGGCGCCATCTTCAATCGTTGTCCGTCCCCTCGGAGGGCCCGTTCATTGGACGGATCTGCGAGGATCCGCACGCGCCCGAGGCGGCGCGCGATCGCGAGATCCTGTTGCTCCGCGAAGCTTCGGATACCTTGCCGGAGGGCTTTCGCGCCTATTTGCTTGGCGGCGCAGGCAGCTACGAGGGCGGCGGCAGCAACAGGCGCGGCGGCGGTGCGTCCGCAGGGGGGGCGCCGCGCGACATGTATCGGCTCGGCGCAGCCATGCGCTACCTTGCCCATGGCGATGTAGTGCGCATCGATCCCCGGCGGGGCGCCATTGCTGCGTTGTATCGACGGAGCTCGCCGTCCAATTCTCTCCTGGTGACCGAGCGCTGCGACAATTACTGCGTCATGTGCTCGCAGCCGCCCAAAACGCACGACGATGCGTGGCTGCTCGACGAGCTCCGCGCGGTCGTCCCGCTGATGGCGCCCGAGACCAAGGAGCTCGGGATCACGGGCGGCGAGCCGGCGCTGCTGGGGGATGGATTGATCGAGCTCGTGCGCCTGCTCGAGCAGCACCTGCCGCGCACCGCGGTGCACATCCTCTCGAACGGCCGCCGGTTCTCGGACCTGGCGTTCGCGCGAAGCCTCGGGCGCGTGGGGCACCCCGATCTCATGGTGGGCATTCCCATCTACTCCGATTTACCGGAGGAGCACGATTACGTCGTTCAGGCGCGCGGCGCCTTTTCGCAGACCCTTCGAGGGATCCTGAACTTGAAACGTTGTCGCGTGAGCGTCGAAATCCGCTTCGTCGTTCACGCCGAGACGTACCGAAGGCTCCCGGAGCTCGCGCACTTTCTGACCCGGAACCTGCTCTTCGCCGATCATGTGGCCATCATGGGCCTCGAGCTCACCGGGTTCGCGCGCGCCAACCTCGATACCCTCTGGGTCGATCCGCTCGACTACCGCGAGCAGCTGGGCGAGGCCGTCCACCATCTGCACCGTGCGGGGATGAATGTATCCATCTACAATCTCCCACTTTGCGTGCTGGACACCTCACTTCACGGCTTCGCGCGAAAAAGTATTTCCGACTGGAAGCACACCTACTTCGATGTTTGCGACACATGCTCCGCAAAAACCGCGTGCGGCGGCTTCTTCGCCTCGTCCTCCTTGCGAAGGAGCCGCGGCATTCGCCCGATTTCGTTGCCCTGATTCGCCCACTCGCGACGTCGCGAATTTTGGCGATGTTCAGATGACGTCATTGGACCCTTGGAAGACCCCGTTGGTCATTTCAAAACACGATCAAGCGGATTGACGGGTTCGAGCCCATCGTCTCATCCTACGAGTCTCGTGTCCGTACGACGGATCCTCGTCCCTTTGAGCGCGGCACTGATCGCCGCCCTGTCGAGCGCCGGTGCATCGGGTTTGCTCGTGCCCGATGCGGCGGCCCAGGTGGCCCGGCGCCCGGAGGACGAAGACGACGACGGCGATCCACTTCTCCTTACGCTCCCGCAGACCCACGCCACGGGCATGATGCTGGCACATCGATCGCACAGCTCGCATCGGTCGCACTCGTCCCATCGAAGTCACTATTCTGGTAGCGGCGGAGGCGGGCGCGGTGGTGGCGGCGGCCGGTATGTGCCGGCACCGGAGCCGGATTCGGATTTGGATTCCGACTCGGACTCGCACGCGAAGCCCGCGCCCGCGCCCAGCCCACCGCCGGCGCCTCGTTCCAAGCCAGCCTCCGTCTCGTTCCTTGCGTTTCCGGGAGGACGCATCTCGGTCGATGGCACGGCGGCCGGCACCGATGCCACGGGCACGCTCACCTTGAACGCAGGCCCCCACACCATTCGCGTCGAAAATCGTTTTGTCGGGAACCATACCACCACGGTCGTCCTCACCGAGGGGCAGACCGGCGTCGTGAACATCGATTGGTGAGGCGGCATGCGCTCCACGCGAGATTCGGGCTCCTCGGCGGTTTTGTGCGATCGATGCAGCGCGCGCCTGCCGGCAAATGCGGCTGTGTGCTCCTTTTGCCGAGCATCGCTCGCGCGCCCCTCGGCCGTGCCGCCGACCGCCCGAAGCATTCACGATGCGGCGGCCGCGTGGGCGCGGGGCGTCTTCGGGGCACCGTGGCAGCTCGATCGGCTCATCACCGCGGTCGACGTTCGCGACCAAATCTTCGAGCGCCTGGCCACCGAGATCGTACGGCGCGTCGTTCGCGAGGTGCGCGCGCCATCGAACGAGCGGCGCGCTTCCTATCCGCGCTTGGATCCGCGCAGCGTGGACCCGTACGGCGTCTCCGTCGCGGAGCTCCGCGCGGCGAGCGAATACATTGCATCCTGCAACCAATGCACGGGGGCGGGGAGGGGACCGTGCAACCGATGCGCAGGCAGCAAGCGCGCGCCTTGTTCGAGCTGCGAGGGGAGCGGCAAGGAGGTCAAGCACTACGAGCGAAGCAGCCGCGTCATCAACTGCAAGGCGTGCCGCGGCCGCGGGGACGTTCGCTGCGGGAGCTGCGACAACCGCGGCCAAGCGAGCTGCAATGTTTGCCTTGGTAGTGGATACCAGCACGCGTGGCTCACGTACGAGCAGCAGTCGCGGTGGTCGGTGCGCATCGAGCCCAATATCTCCGAGCTCGCGATGTATCCGCAGCTCATGGAGCATCGTCTGCTCACCGTGGGCGACTTGGCCTCGTTTCGCGTCCTCGCGGAAGACGCGGCGAACGGACCGGTTCACCGCCAGGGGCTCTCGCGAACGTCCCTCGCGGAGACGGGCGGGCTCGCGCCGGAGGAGCGGGTCCATCGGCAGCAGTACATCCAGTTCGCCGCCGTGCACCGTGAGGTGCGTTTCAGCATGTCCGGCACGACGGGGACCCTCGTCCTGTCGGGGACCGATCTCGCGCCGGGTCGCGGGAGCACGGCGCTCGGTCCCATTCGCGCGCGCCTGTATGCATGGGCGGCCATGGG contains these protein-coding regions:
- the hxsD gene encoding His-Xaa-Ser system protein HxsD, which produces MADTFQWLDGSIQTTLDFRSYRLSAIKKAAYRFADRCTVILGAPAENGVDVTIAFKPGMSEPLAREVLRQLFQELLDQELREAIAEEIAPVRTLILAHAFSKTNLVRHD
- the hxsB gene encoding His-Xaa-Ser system radical SAM maturase HxsB, translated to MGPRFHGREHFAPKGGGGSYRLLPFRFGQLDLRRYVVMNDVGEHVVLAREELVAFARHQLSPASEVYRALKVRHFLFDADSECALDLLALKYRTRADRIADFTGLHIFVVTLRCDHSCHYCQVSRQTEDKSAFDMSREHAERALALTFRSPARSIKIEFQGGEPLLHFDLVRFIVERATALNEEHRRDLQFVIASNLARITDDMLAFCKQYGIHFSTSLDGPEAQHDAHRPLRGGKSHARVLEGIRRVRAALGHDAVSALMTTTPSSLGQVEAIVDEYVRQGFRSIFLRSLSPYGFAVRTSLVRKYGVDDWLDFYRRGLAYILELNRRGCAFQEEYTTILLQKLFSAQGSSYVDLQSPAGIGIGGIVYNYDGAVYASDEGRMLAEMGDGTFELGHLGSDTYEAMLTNDAFVGILQDTLLESSPMCSDCPFLACCGADPVFHQVTSGDPVGHKAFSAFCAKQMGVMRHLITLLEDDPEARRILMGWV
- the hxsC gene encoding His-Xaa-Ser system radical SAM maturase HxsC, whose protein sequence is MLLELSGRHLQSLSVPSEGPFIGRICEDPHAPEAARDREILLLREASDTLPEGFRAYLLGGAGSYEGGGSNRRGGGASAGGAPRDMYRLGAAMRYLAHGDVVRIDPRRGAIAALYRRSSPSNSLLVTERCDNYCVMCSQPPKTHDDAWLLDELRAVVPLMAPETKELGITGGEPALLGDGLIELVRLLEQHLPRTAVHILSNGRRFSDLAFARSLGRVGHPDLMVGIPIYSDLPEEHDYVVQARGAFSQTLRGILNLKRCRVSVEIRFVVHAETYRRLPELAHFLTRNLLFADHVAIMGLELTGFARANLDTLWVDPLDYREQLGEAVHHLHRAGMNVSIYNLPLCVLDTSLHGFARKSISDWKHTYFDVCDTCSAKTACGGFFASSSLRRSRGIRPISLP